From Amia ocellicauda isolate fAmiCal2 chromosome 12, fAmiCal2.hap1, whole genome shotgun sequence, a single genomic window includes:
- the tstd1 gene encoding thiosulfate:glutathione sulfurtransferase, whose product MACTDISYPELKALLEGSPSLLLIDVRSKEEVDRGKIPGSINIPVDSVESELALDAASFQAKYGVPKPPADAPDLIFHCQMGRRGAAATQKARALGFNKARNYVGGYKEWSEKEAK is encoded by the exons ATGGCCTGCACAG ATATCTCCTATCCTGAGCTCAAAGCTCTGCTGGAGGGGAGCCCCTCTCTGCTGCTGATTGACGTGCGCTCCAAGGAGGAGGTGGACCGAGGCAAGATCCCAGGATCCATCAACATCCCGG TGGACAGCGTGGAGAGCGAGCTGGCGCTGGACGCGGCCTCCTTCCAGGCCAAGTACGGCGTGCCGAAGCCCCCCGCTGACGCCCCCGACCTCATCTTCCACTGCCAGATGGGCCGCCGAGGAGCCGCGGCCACACAGAAGGCCCGGGCGCTGGGCTTCAATAA GGCCCGGAATTATGTCGGCGGTTACAAAGAGTGGTCTGAGAAGGAGGCCAAGTGA